Proteins from one Spirochaetota bacterium genomic window:
- a CDS encoding cache domain-containing protein codes for MAKTAIPVIITLLLFIITTHVVSIPSFKSALLESKKQLPIDLSMTVLSLLSNYESRVRLGEISPAEARKRAILRIRDLRYGPENKYYFWINDTTPRMVMHPYRSELEGKDLTYYADSSGKRLFVEMVDVAKKNKSGFVEYIWQWTDKTDLETKKISYVVLFEPWQWIIGTGVYYRDVEHVINDLTKNINRAFTAIIIIVAMVSSFVII; via the coding sequence GTGGCTAAGACCGCCATCCCCGTGATAATAACGCTTTTACTTTTCATCATAACCACCCATGTCGTTTCGATCCCTTCCTTTAAAAGCGCTCTTCTTGAATCCAAAAAGCAGCTCCCCATCGACCTCTCGATGACGGTATTGAGCCTCCTCTCCAATTACGAATCCCGCGTGCGCCTTGGAGAGATATCCCCGGCGGAGGCCAGGAAAAGGGCGATCCTTCGCATAAGGGATCTGCGCTACGGCCCGGAGAACAAATACTATTTCTGGATAAACGATACGACCCCCAGGATGGTCATGCATCCCTATCGTTCGGAACTGGAGGGAAAAGATTTGACGTATTACGCCGATTCCTCGGGCAAGCGCCTCTTCGTTGAGATGGTCGACGTCGCAAAGAAAAATAAATCCGGTTTCGTCGAATATATTTGGCAATGGACCGATAAAACGGACCTTGAGACAAAAAAAATATCATATGTCGTTCTCTTTGAACCATGGCAGTGGATAATCGGCACCGGCGTCTATTACAGGGATGTGGAGCATGTTATCAACGACCTGACGAAAAACATCAACAGGGCCTTCACCGCCATCATTATCATCGTGGCCATGGTTTCGTCCTTCGTAATCATCTAG